One stretch of Labrus bergylta chromosome 24, fLabBer1.1, whole genome shotgun sequence DNA includes these proteins:
- the LOC109984171 gene encoding collagen alpha-1(XVIII) chain-like isoform X6 — MLKWLLVVVLCAGGSEAWFWSSDPEPTTQAAAETGATTLAAKDTQKKEVEEDDDLSGVGEEIINVATGIRKFVQAWDATTALPTTLPTTLSARTTNGGLTAKVESAKVESAKVESAKVESAKVESAKPNATEESGVSLLQLIGDPPPDEISRVYGQRGEASYVFTPGAVSGQPALAHIPNPFHRHFSLVFHIKPSSPAGSVLFSITDGSQKIMYIGVKLSAVRSQRQRVQFFYTEPDSDASYEAASFEVPSMVGTWTRFSLSVFEETVTFYQGCDSEPQVVKFERSPDPMELDPGAGIFVGQAGGADADKFQGEISDFKLVGNPRAAERLCEDEDDEDFAASGDFGSGDGEGRRTGHTVKTTPDSLRPIPAPPLISSKGSRVKETDARFRQESVDQSRSGQAGSRGAGDAKGEKGDRGEKGLRGDTGPTGPKGESGSSFGSGSGSSSQGGDRGLKGEKGVKGNSGFGYSGNKGERGDPGPPGPPGPAGPAAEVVRLGDGSVVQQVSGPQGPPGPPGSNGSPGPAGTDGEPGDPGEDGKTGPAGPPGFPGTPGSPGTKGQKGERGEGEPGLRGPPGPPGLPGSGNGDRPTFLDMEGSGFPDLERFRGARGPPGLPGPPGIPGTSVTLGANGPVAFGPPGPPGVDGLPGLPGAPGPPGRPGPPGPSGTKGDGGELGLPGAAGEKQDSQDSNPFTYLFSYFAPSSTGAQGDVGRTGTSGQTGLAGLPGPMGPVGPPGPPGPPGPPQRFGFGNEVGFEGGNSLPGPPGPQGPAGIPGLPGKPGLPGIHGNKGSEGLRGPPGIPGLDGFSGQPGLKGDRGERGDPGLPGREGGPPGPPGPPGPPGQVTQQTSDYNDVYWNEGWQGALPGRAGFPGPSGPKGDKGDSGPPGYAPKGQKGEPGVIMGPDGRPLYLGGLAGQQGDSGPPGPVGPPGPYGPGGQKGEIGLPGRPGRPGLNGARGEKGDSGTGSGYAYPGPPGPPGPPGPPGASSPYDRQSGYDDSSRYYPAAKGEKGDQGPPGTLEIQGYGSLDIYTLRNEMKGETGSPGFKGEKGEPAEGHYDPRYGGSGFPGLPGPPGQKGDSIIGPPGPQGPSGPPGRGYDGQAGPPGPPGPPGPSLPGAYRGTQTINIPGPPGPPGAPGIPGHSTGVTVLRSYDTMTATARRQPEGSLVYVLDQTDLYLRVRDGVRQVQLGGYIPLPSEDGNEVAAVEPPPVLPYYPDHHSHTDTSARDAQGQPESPVHPGTEHHSHPDQHHPSHPDPRNPTHLDPRYQPDNRYQPDPRYPVPTDPRFPSYSDRFNQPDGRYSVHTTQARPVYPDTHHAVTPQRRPAPPEPQTPVHRHNSGPGLHLIALNSPQSGFMRGIRGADYMCFTQAQAVGMKGTFRAFLSAKLQDLHSIVRKADRDRMPIVNLNDEVLFDNWDAIFNNGRMKDNVPIYSFDGKNIMSDSTWQEKMLWHGSTSGGLRHVDSFCETWRVGDQALTGMASSLQSGSLLQQSSSSCSSSYVVLCVENSYVHSRR, encoded by the exons ATGTTGAAGTGGTTGCTTGTTGTGGTTCTCTGTGCCGGGGGCTCGGAGGCCTGGTTTTGGTCCTCAGATCCAGAGCCTACGACACAGGCCGCGGCAGAGACAGGTGCGACCACCTTGGCAGCcaaagacactcagaaaaaggaggtggaggaggatgacGACCTGTCTGGGGTCGGGGAAGAGATAATCAACGTGGCCACAGGAATCCGTAAGTTTGTCCAGGCGTGGGACGCGACCACCGCCCTGCCCACGACCCTGCCCACGACCCTGAGCGCCAGGACGACTAACGGAGGCCTGACAGCGAAGGTGGAGAGCGCGAAGGTGGAGAGCGCGAAGGTGGAGAGCGCGAAGGTGGAGAGCGCGAAGGTGGAGAGCGCTAAGCCGAACGCTACGG aagaGAGCGGCGTCTCTTTGCTTCAGCTGATCGGAGACCCTCCGCCTGATGAGATCTCCCGGGTCTACGGACAGAGGGGGGAGGCCTCCTATGTCTTCACCCCGGGCGCCGTGTCGGGCCAGCCGGCTCTGGCCCACATCCCGAACCCTTTCCATCGCCACTTCTCCCTCGTCTTCCATATCAAACCTTCTTCACCGGCCGGCTCCGTCCTCTTCTCCATCACAGACGGGTCTCAGAAGATCATGTACATCGGTGTGAAGCTCAGCGCCGTGCGCTCCCAACGTCAGAGGGTGCAGTTCTTCTACACCGAGCCCGACTCTGATGCTTCGTATGAGGCGGCCAGCTTTGAGGTGCCGAGCATGGTGGGAACATGGACCCGCTTCTCGCTGTCTGTCTTTGAGGAGACGGTAACTTTCTACCAGGGCTGTGACTCCGAGCCGCAGGTGGTGAAGTTCGAGCGCTCACCTGATCCTATGGAGCTGGACCCGGGGGCGGGGATCTTTGTAGGTCAGGCAGGAGGAGCCGATGCTGACAAGTTCCAG gGTGAGATCTCCGACTTTAAACTGGTTGGAAACCCTCGAGCAGCCGAGCGCTTGTGCGAGGACGAGGATGACGAGGACTTTGCT GCATCTGGTGACTTTGGCAGCGGTGATGGGGAGGGGAGACGGACGGGACACACTGTGAAG aCCACCCCGGACTCCCTCCGCCCCATACCTGCACCCCCTCTGATCTCGTCGAAGGGAAGCAGAGTCAAAGAAACAG ACGCCAGGTTTCGGCAGGAGTCGGTGGACCAGAGTCGGTCTGGACAAGCTGGATCCAGAG GTGCCGGCGATGctaaaggagagaaaggtgacagaggagagaaaggttTGAGGGGTGACACGGGCCCTACAGGACCGAAGGGAGAGTCAGGCTCCAGCTttggctctggttctggttcgTCGTCTCAGGGTGGAGACCGAGGACTCAAG GGAGAAAAAGGTGTAAAG GGTAACTCTGGCTTCGGTTACTCCGGTAACAAAGGTGAACGTGGGGATCCGGGGCCTCCTGGGCCCCCTGGCCCTGCTGGACCTGCAGCTGAGGTGGTTCGACTCGGGGACGGCTCTGTTGTGCAGCAGGTCTCTGGACCTCAGGGACCGCCTGGGCCACCTGGGTCAAACGGATCTCCTGGACCCGCAGGAACTGATGGAGAGCCT GGTGATCCAGGAGAGGATGGAAAAACT ggTCCAGCAGGGCCACCAGGTTTCCCAGGAACTCCAGGAAGTCCTGGTACCAAAGGCCAAAAG GGTGAGCGTGGAGAGGGTGAACCTGGACTCAGAGGCCCCCCAGGTCCTCCAGGACTTCCAGGATCTGGCAATGGCGACCGCCCG ACGTTCTTGGACATGGAGGGCTCAGGATTTCCAGACTTGGAAAGGTTTCGG GGAGCTCGTGGTCCCCCAGGTCTCCCAGGTCCTCCTGGAATTCCTGGGACTTCAGTCACTCTGGGAGCCAACGGTCCAGTAGCTTTTGGACCTCCAGGACCACCAGGAGTAGATGGACTACCTGGTCTACCA GGCGCCCCTGGTCCTCCAGGTAGACCAGGTCCACCTGGACCTAGCGGAACAAAG GGTGACGGCGGGGAGCTCGGTCTTCCAGGAGCAGCTGGAGAAAAG CAAGACTCCCAAGACTCCAACCCTTTCACCTACCTCTTCTCTTACTTTGCTCCGTCCTCTACG GGTGCTCAGGGTGACGTAGGTAGAACAGGTACATCTGGGCAGACTGGGCTTGCAGGGCTTCCAGGTCCCATGGGACCCGTTGGACCCCCAGGACCCCCTGGACCTCCTGGGCCACCGCAACGCTTTGGCTTT GGTAACGAGGTTGGATTTGAGGGGGGCAATAGCTTACCTGGCCCACCTGGACCACAG GGTCCAGCTGGTATTCCTGGTCTACCT gGTAAGCCAGGACTGCCAGGTATCCATGGAAACAAAGGATCAGAGGGACTACGAGGACCTCCTGGGATACCGGGACTCGATGGGTTCTCTGGACAGCCC ggtCTAAAGGGAGaccgaggagagagaggagatccG ggtTTGCCAGGACGAGAGGGTGGGCCACCTGGACCTCCGGGGCCTCCTGGACCTCCAGGACAAGTCACCCAGCAGACCTCAGAT TATAATGACGTTTATTGGAACGAAGGGTGGCAG ggtGCACTGCCAGGCCGAGCAGGATTCCCA gGGCCCTCTGGACCAAAGGGAGATAAAGGAGACTCAGGTCCTCCAGGATATGCACCTAAA GGGCAGAAAGGAGAGCCGGGTGTCATCATGGGGCCTGATGGGAGACCTCTGTACCTGGGTGGTCTGGCAGGACAGCAG GGCGACAGTGGACCTCCTGGCCCTGTGGGACCTCCA GGTCCCTATGGTCCTGGAGGCCAGAAGGGAGAGATTGGGCTTCCGGGGAGACCA GGTCGCCCTGGTCTGAACGGCGCCAGAGGAGAAAAGGGAGATTCTGGCACTGGATCTGGATATGCTTACCCT GGTCCTCCAGGTCCACCAGGCCCCCCTGGACCTCCTGGAGCGTCCAGTCCCTACGACAGGCAAAGT gGATATGATGATTCCTCCAGGTATTATCCAG CCGctaaaggagagaaaggtgaccAAGGACCACCTGGGACGCTTGAAATTCAAG gctaCGGGTCGCTTGACATTTACACTTTGAGA AATGAGATGAAAGGGGAAACTGGAAGTCCCGGCTtcaaaggagagaaaggagaaccGGCTGAAGGACATTATGACCCCCGTTATGGAGGAAGCGGATTCCCAGGGCTGCCTGGACCTCCT GGTCAAAAAGGCGACTCCATCATTGGTCCTCCTGGCCCTCAGGGGCCATCTGGTCCACCAGGAAGAGGCTACGATGGACAAGCCGGACCACCAGGCCCTCCTGGACCACCAGGCCCATCCTTACCTGGGGCTTACAGGGGGACACAGA CTATCAATATTCCTGGACCACCGGGACCCCCTGGTGCACCTGGAATACCTGGACACTCCACAGGG GTGACCGTTTTGAGGTCTTATGACACCATGACGGCCACCGCTAGAAGACAACCTGAAGGCTCCCTGGTTTACGTTTTAGACCAAACTGATCTCTACTTACGGGTCCGAGATGGAGTTCGTCAAGTCCAG cttgGAGGCTATATTCCTTTGCCCAGTGAGGAT gGTAATGAGGTTGCAGCTGTGGAGCCCCCACCTGTCCTCCCCTACTACCCTGACCACCACTCTCACACCGACACCTCTGCTCGCGACGCCCAAGGGCAACCCGAGAGTCCGGTCCACCCCGGCACCGAGCATCACTCACACCCAGACCAGCATCACCCGTCGCACCCAGATCCACGCAACCCAACTCACCTCGATCCCAGATACCAGCCTGACAACAGGTATCAGCCCGACCCGCGGTACCCCGTACCCACAGATCCCAGGTTTCCCAGTTACTCCGACCGGTTTAACCAACCAGACGGCAGGTATTCTGTTCACACCACACAGGCTCGTCCTGTGTACCCGGACACTCACCACGCAGTCACTCCTCAGAGGAGACCGGCTCCTCCTGAGCCCCAGACTCCAGTCCACCGTCATAACTCAGGTCCAGGG CTCCACCTGATCGCCCTGAACAGCCCTCAGAGCGGCTTCATGAGGGGAATCCGCGGTGCAGACTACATGTGCTTCACTCAGGCTCAGGCCGTCGGGATGAAGGGAACTTTCCGGGCCTTCCTGTCCGCCAAACTCCAGGATCTCCACAGCATCGTCCGCAAGGCAGACAGGGACCGAATGCCGATAGTCAACCTTAAT GATGAGGTTCTGTTTGACAACTGGGACGCCATCTTCAATAATGGCAGGATGAAGGACAACGTGCCCATCTACTCCTTTGATGGCAAAAACATTATGAGTGACAGCACATG GCAGGAGAAGATGTTGTGGCACGGGTCGACCAGCGGCGGGCTGCGGCACGTTGATAGCTTCTGCGAGACGTGGCGTGTGGGCGACCAGGCGCTGACCGGCATGGCGTCGTCGCTGCAGAGTGGCAGCCTGCTTCAGCAGAGCTCCAGCAGCTGCTCCAGCTCCTACGTGGTGCTGTGTGTGGAGAACAGCTACGTCCACTCCAggagatag
- the LOC109984171 gene encoding collagen alpha-1(XVIII) chain-like isoform X7 — MRPGDRWSTLKLKSCVLLLLVVSQTKSQRREESGVSLLQLIGDPPPDEISRVYGQRGEASYVFTPGAVSGQPALAHIPNPFHRHFSLVFHIKPSSPAGSVLFSITDGSQKIMYIGVKLSAVRSQRQRVQFFYTEPDSDASYEAASFEVPSMVGTWTRFSLSVFEETVTFYQGCDSEPQVVKFERSPDPMELDPGAGIFVGQAGGADADKFQGEISDFKLVGNPRAAERLCEDEDDEDFAASGDFGSGDGEGRRTGHTVKTTPDSLRPIPAPPLISSKGSRVKETDARFRQESVDQSRSGQAGSRGAGDAKGEKGDRGEKGLRGDTGPTGPKGESGSSFGSGSGSSSQGGDRGLKGEKGVKGNSGFGYSGNKGERGDPGPPGPPGPAGPAAEVVRLGDGSVVQQVSGPQGPPGPPGSNGSPGPAGTDGEPGDPGEDGKTGPAGPPGFPGTPGSPGTKGQKGERGEGEPGLRGPPGPPGLPGSGNGDRPTFLDMEGSGFPDLERFRGARGPPGLPGPPGIPGTSVTLGANGPVAFGPPGPPGVDGLPGLPGAPGPPGRPGPPGPSGTKGDGGELGLPGAAGEKQDSQDSNPFTYLFSYFAPSSTGAQGDVGRTGTSGQTGLAGLPGPMGPVGPPGPPGPPGPPQRFGFGNEVGFEGGNSLPGPPGPQGPAGIPGLPGKPGLPGIHGNKGSEGLRGPPGIPGLDGFSGQPGLKGDRGERGDPGLPGREGGPPGPPGPPGPPGQVTQQTSDYNDVYWNEGWQGALPGRAGFPGPSGPKGDKGDSGPPGYAPKGQKGEPGVIMGPDGRPLYLGGLAGQQGDSGPPGPVGPPGPYGPGGQKGEIGLPGRPGRPGLNGARGEKGDSGTGSGYAYPGPPGPPGPPGPPGASSPYDRQSGYDDSSRYYPAAKGEKGDQGPPGTLEIQGYGSLDIYTLRNEMKGETGSPGFKGEKGEPAEGHYDPRYGGSGFPGLPGPPGQKGDSIIGPPGPQGPSGPPGRGYDGQAGPPGPPGPPGPSLPGAYRGTQTINIPGPPGPPGAPGIPGHSTGVTVLRSYDTMTATARRQPEGSLVYVLDQTDLYLRVRDGVRQVQLGGYIPLPSEDGNEVAAVEPPPVLPYYPDHHSHTDTSARDAQGQPESPVHPGTEHHSHPDQHHPSHPDPRNPTHLDPRYQPDNRYQPDPRYPVPTDPRFPSYSDRFNQPDGRYSVHTTQARPVYPDTHHAVTPQRRPAPPEPQTPVHRHNSGPGLHLIALNSPQSGFMRGIRGADYMCFTQAQAVGMKGTFRAFLSAKLQDLHSIVRKADRDRMPIVNLNDEVLFDNWDAIFNNGRMKDNVPIYSFDGKNIMSDSTWQEKMLWHGSTSGGLRHVDSFCETWRVGDQALTGMASSLQSGSLLQQSSSSCSSSYVVLCVENSYVHSRR, encoded by the exons aagaGAGCGGCGTCTCTTTGCTTCAGCTGATCGGAGACCCTCCGCCTGATGAGATCTCCCGGGTCTACGGACAGAGGGGGGAGGCCTCCTATGTCTTCACCCCGGGCGCCGTGTCGGGCCAGCCGGCTCTGGCCCACATCCCGAACCCTTTCCATCGCCACTTCTCCCTCGTCTTCCATATCAAACCTTCTTCACCGGCCGGCTCCGTCCTCTTCTCCATCACAGACGGGTCTCAGAAGATCATGTACATCGGTGTGAAGCTCAGCGCCGTGCGCTCCCAACGTCAGAGGGTGCAGTTCTTCTACACCGAGCCCGACTCTGATGCTTCGTATGAGGCGGCCAGCTTTGAGGTGCCGAGCATGGTGGGAACATGGACCCGCTTCTCGCTGTCTGTCTTTGAGGAGACGGTAACTTTCTACCAGGGCTGTGACTCCGAGCCGCAGGTGGTGAAGTTCGAGCGCTCACCTGATCCTATGGAGCTGGACCCGGGGGCGGGGATCTTTGTAGGTCAGGCAGGAGGAGCCGATGCTGACAAGTTCCAG gGTGAGATCTCCGACTTTAAACTGGTTGGAAACCCTCGAGCAGCCGAGCGCTTGTGCGAGGACGAGGATGACGAGGACTTTGCT GCATCTGGTGACTTTGGCAGCGGTGATGGGGAGGGGAGACGGACGGGACACACTGTGAAG aCCACCCCGGACTCCCTCCGCCCCATACCTGCACCCCCTCTGATCTCGTCGAAGGGAAGCAGAGTCAAAGAAACAG ACGCCAGGTTTCGGCAGGAGTCGGTGGACCAGAGTCGGTCTGGACAAGCTGGATCCAGAG GTGCCGGCGATGctaaaggagagaaaggtgacagaggagagaaaggttTGAGGGGTGACACGGGCCCTACAGGACCGAAGGGAGAGTCAGGCTCCAGCTttggctctggttctggttcgTCGTCTCAGGGTGGAGACCGAGGACTCAAG GGAGAAAAAGGTGTAAAG GGTAACTCTGGCTTCGGTTACTCCGGTAACAAAGGTGAACGTGGGGATCCGGGGCCTCCTGGGCCCCCTGGCCCTGCTGGACCTGCAGCTGAGGTGGTTCGACTCGGGGACGGCTCTGTTGTGCAGCAGGTCTCTGGACCTCAGGGACCGCCTGGGCCACCTGGGTCAAACGGATCTCCTGGACCCGCAGGAACTGATGGAGAGCCT GGTGATCCAGGAGAGGATGGAAAAACT ggTCCAGCAGGGCCACCAGGTTTCCCAGGAACTCCAGGAAGTCCTGGTACCAAAGGCCAAAAG GGTGAGCGTGGAGAGGGTGAACCTGGACTCAGAGGCCCCCCAGGTCCTCCAGGACTTCCAGGATCTGGCAATGGCGACCGCCCG ACGTTCTTGGACATGGAGGGCTCAGGATTTCCAGACTTGGAAAGGTTTCGG GGAGCTCGTGGTCCCCCAGGTCTCCCAGGTCCTCCTGGAATTCCTGGGACTTCAGTCACTCTGGGAGCCAACGGTCCAGTAGCTTTTGGACCTCCAGGACCACCAGGAGTAGATGGACTACCTGGTCTACCA GGCGCCCCTGGTCCTCCAGGTAGACCAGGTCCACCTGGACCTAGCGGAACAAAG GGTGACGGCGGGGAGCTCGGTCTTCCAGGAGCAGCTGGAGAAAAG CAAGACTCCCAAGACTCCAACCCTTTCACCTACCTCTTCTCTTACTTTGCTCCGTCCTCTACG GGTGCTCAGGGTGACGTAGGTAGAACAGGTACATCTGGGCAGACTGGGCTTGCAGGGCTTCCAGGTCCCATGGGACCCGTTGGACCCCCAGGACCCCCTGGACCTCCTGGGCCACCGCAACGCTTTGGCTTT GGTAACGAGGTTGGATTTGAGGGGGGCAATAGCTTACCTGGCCCACCTGGACCACAG GGTCCAGCTGGTATTCCTGGTCTACCT gGTAAGCCAGGACTGCCAGGTATCCATGGAAACAAAGGATCAGAGGGACTACGAGGACCTCCTGGGATACCGGGACTCGATGGGTTCTCTGGACAGCCC ggtCTAAAGGGAGaccgaggagagagaggagatccG ggtTTGCCAGGACGAGAGGGTGGGCCACCTGGACCTCCGGGGCCTCCTGGACCTCCAGGACAAGTCACCCAGCAGACCTCAGAT TATAATGACGTTTATTGGAACGAAGGGTGGCAG ggtGCACTGCCAGGCCGAGCAGGATTCCCA gGGCCCTCTGGACCAAAGGGAGATAAAGGAGACTCAGGTCCTCCAGGATATGCACCTAAA GGGCAGAAAGGAGAGCCGGGTGTCATCATGGGGCCTGATGGGAGACCTCTGTACCTGGGTGGTCTGGCAGGACAGCAG GGCGACAGTGGACCTCCTGGCCCTGTGGGACCTCCA GGTCCCTATGGTCCTGGAGGCCAGAAGGGAGAGATTGGGCTTCCGGGGAGACCA GGTCGCCCTGGTCTGAACGGCGCCAGAGGAGAAAAGGGAGATTCTGGCACTGGATCTGGATATGCTTACCCT GGTCCTCCAGGTCCACCAGGCCCCCCTGGACCTCCTGGAGCGTCCAGTCCCTACGACAGGCAAAGT gGATATGATGATTCCTCCAGGTATTATCCAG CCGctaaaggagagaaaggtgaccAAGGACCACCTGGGACGCTTGAAATTCAAG gctaCGGGTCGCTTGACATTTACACTTTGAGA AATGAGATGAAAGGGGAAACTGGAAGTCCCGGCTtcaaaggagagaaaggagaaccGGCTGAAGGACATTATGACCCCCGTTATGGAGGAAGCGGATTCCCAGGGCTGCCTGGACCTCCT GGTCAAAAAGGCGACTCCATCATTGGTCCTCCTGGCCCTCAGGGGCCATCTGGTCCACCAGGAAGAGGCTACGATGGACAAGCCGGACCACCAGGCCCTCCTGGACCACCAGGCCCATCCTTACCTGGGGCTTACAGGGGGACACAGA CTATCAATATTCCTGGACCACCGGGACCCCCTGGTGCACCTGGAATACCTGGACACTCCACAGGG GTGACCGTTTTGAGGTCTTATGACACCATGACGGCCACCGCTAGAAGACAACCTGAAGGCTCCCTGGTTTACGTTTTAGACCAAACTGATCTCTACTTACGGGTCCGAGATGGAGTTCGTCAAGTCCAG cttgGAGGCTATATTCCTTTGCCCAGTGAGGAT gGTAATGAGGTTGCAGCTGTGGAGCCCCCACCTGTCCTCCCCTACTACCCTGACCACCACTCTCACACCGACACCTCTGCTCGCGACGCCCAAGGGCAACCCGAGAGTCCGGTCCACCCCGGCACCGAGCATCACTCACACCCAGACCAGCATCACCCGTCGCACCCAGATCCACGCAACCCAACTCACCTCGATCCCAGATACCAGCCTGACAACAGGTATCAGCCCGACCCGCGGTACCCCGTACCCACAGATCCCAGGTTTCCCAGTTACTCCGACCGGTTTAACCAACCAGACGGCAGGTATTCTGTTCACACCACACAGGCTCGTCCTGTGTACCCGGACACTCACCACGCAGTCACTCCTCAGAGGAGACCGGCTCCTCCTGAGCCCCAGACTCCAGTCCACCGTCATAACTCAGGTCCAGGG CTCCACCTGATCGCCCTGAACAGCCCTCAGAGCGGCTTCATGAGGGGAATCCGCGGTGCAGACTACATGTGCTTCACTCAGGCTCAGGCCGTCGGGATGAAGGGAACTTTCCGGGCCTTCCTGTCCGCCAAACTCCAGGATCTCCACAGCATCGTCCGCAAGGCAGACAGGGACCGAATGCCGATAGTCAACCTTAAT GATGAGGTTCTGTTTGACAACTGGGACGCCATCTTCAATAATGGCAGGATGAAGGACAACGTGCCCATCTACTCCTTTGATGGCAAAAACATTATGAGTGACAGCACATG GCAGGAGAAGATGTTGTGGCACGGGTCGACCAGCGGCGGGCTGCGGCACGTTGATAGCTTCTGCGAGACGTGGCGTGTGGGCGACCAGGCGCTGACCGGCATGGCGTCGTCGCTGCAGAGTGGCAGCCTGCTTCAGCAGAGCTCCAGCAGCTGCTCCAGCTCCTACGTGGTGCTGTGTGTGGAGAACAGCTACGTCCACTCCAggagatag